The Neodiprion virginianus isolate iyNeoVirg1 chromosome 5, iyNeoVirg1.1, whole genome shotgun sequence genome contains a region encoding:
- the LOC124306512 gene encoding tyrosine-protein phosphatase non-receptor type 4 isoform X4 — MSRWSGREVVPRRWLTRFRFSEMIESVSRRALSGSSGSYHVRGAELARDRRLKSLSATVVFLDDTQHTFQLDKRAKGQVLLDMVYQHLELIEKDYFGLQYTDNGATPSACPNPDIMRWLDPAKPVKKQIRSGQFFFRVKFYVSDPSKLQEEYTRYQFYLQIRRDILQGRLQLPPSTACLIASYTVQSELGDYHPEEHGPGYLSRLQLIPGQTEDMEKKIAELHKLHKGQLPADAEYNFLDHAKRLDMYGVELHKARDSTNKEIQLGVTSIGLVVFQNNIRINVFSWSKIVKISFKRKQFFIQLRREQSENYDTLLGFNMQTYRSSKNLWKACVEHHTFFRLHSPKMRSRRFPLTLSSRFTYSGRTEFQTVEDGKHRARVERTFIRSPSKRLVHGVTSVPIVEDKGKLSLQPGRPVRPYDNKVQSLGSREPRQAWGEGNPSDDEGGFLSLREEITGTHMQSGAFSPLLGSRVLSYADDDTAIERNIYDLPDYSEPTSSPAPQILEDGLVNIRLTPDEQGRFGFNVKGGLDLEMPILVSRVAPNTPADRCYPKLNEGDQVVCINGIDVNGMLHEHVVNLIRQSRDSGTGELTLTVRPNALYNALAGNDEASEEEPPYRYVPDVPHATVGLDALAQSMLLLADGLASGALIAQYEQLYRKNPELVALESKKPENQNKNRYRDISPYDVTRVILMGSINGDYINANYVNMEIPGSGIINRYIATQGPLSSTVADFWQMVLEAGSTLVVMLTTLVERGRAKCHQYWPAFNETLTLRNLTLTSTAENIEDTFVFREFILRDINTGEERDITHMQYCAWPDHGVPSDWRQFTTFTERVRAARTGMVEPAVVHCSAGIGRTGVLVLMETALCLMEANQPVYPLDIVRSMRDQRAMMIQNASQYRFVCEAVHKAYTEGIAKPLPEFSR; from the exons ATGA GTCGCTGGAGCGGCAGAGAGGTGGTACCGCGACGGTGGTTGACTCGTTTTCGCTTTAGCGAAATGATTGAGAGTGTGTCTCGGAGAGCGTTGAGTGGCTCCAGTGGGAGCTACCACGTTCGCGGTGCAGAACTGGCGCGCGATCGAAGATTAAAATCCCTCTCGGCAACTGTAGTTTTCCTCGACGATACTCAACACACCTTTCAGTTAGAC aAAAGAGCCAAGGGACAGGTGCTTTTGGATATGGTCTATCAACATTTAGAGTTGATTGAAAAGGATTATTTCGGTCTACAGTATACAGACAACGGTGCCACACCTTCAGCTTGTCCCAATCCAGATATAATG CGATGGCTAGATCCCGCGAAACCAGTGAAGAAACAGATCAGAA gTGGACAATTCTTTTTTCGAGTTAAATTTTATGTCTCTGATCCGAGCAAGCTGCAGGAAGAGTATACGAGATATCAGTTCTATCTACAAATTCGAAGGGATATTTTACAGGGAAGACTTCAACTACCTCCAAGTACAGCTTGTCTTATCGCAAGCTATACCGTTCAAT CTGAGCTGGGAGACTATCATCCGGAGGAACATGGCCCTGGATATTTATCTCGGCTTCAATTAATTCCAGGGCAAACAGAAGACATGGAGAAAAAGATTGCTGAACTGCACAAACTTCACAA AGGACAGCTACCCGCCGATGCAGAGTACAATTTCCTGGATCATGCTAAGCGACTGGATATGTATGGAGTCGAGTTACATAAGGCAAGG GATTCAACGAATAAAGAAATTCAGTTGGGAGTTACTTCCATAGGCTTAGTAGtctttcaaaataatataagaataaatgtattttcatGGTCGAAGATTGTTAAGATTTCATTTaaacgaaaacaatttttcatccagcTCAGAAGAGAACAG TCTGAAAACTACGATACTCTGCTTGGATTCAATATGCAAACATATCGCAGTTCAAAAAACCTGTGGAAAGCGTGCGTTGAACATCACACCTTCTTCAGGCTTCACAGTCCGAAAATGCGTTCCAGACGTTTCCCTCTCACGTTGAGTAGTCGGTTCACATATTCCGGCCGAACTGAATTCCAAACTGTAGAAGATGGGAAACATCGTGCACGAGTAGAAAGAACCTTCATTAG GTCACCTAGCAAACGATTAGTGCATGGTGTCACGTCGGTACCAATTGTTGAAGATAAAGGGAAATTATCACTACAACCTGGCAGACCTGTGCGACCGTACGACAACAAAGTTCAATCTCTGGGTTCCAGAGAACCGCGGCAAGCATGGGGTGAAGGAAATCCTAGCGATGA TGAGGGTGGTTTTTTGTCCCTCAGAGAGGAAATAACTGGAACTCATATGCAAAGCGGAGCATTTTCCCCCCTACTTGGCTCAAGAGTTTTGAGTTATGCGGACGACGATACAGCTATTGAAAGAAATATCTACGATCTTCCAGACTACAGTGAACCCACTAGTTCTCCTGCACCCCAG ATACTAGAAGATGGCTTAGTCAATATAAGACTTACACCGGATGAACAAGGACGCTTTGGTTTTAATGTAAAAGGGGGACTCGATCTTGAGATGCCAATATTGGTATCACGTGTAGCACCTAATACACCAGCTGACCGCTGCTATCCCAAGTTGAATGAAGGAGACCAG GTAGTTTGCATCAACGGAATTGACGTAAATGGCATGCTGCATGAACACGTCGTTAATTTAATACGACAATCTCGTGACTCGGGAACCGGTGAGCTCACACTGACAGTGAGGCCCAATGCTTTGTATAACGCACTTGCTGGAAATGATGAAGCTTCAGAAGAGGAACCGCCATACAG GTACGTCCCAGATGTACCGCATGCCACTGTCGGCTTGGATGCTCTTGCTCAATCAATGCTGTTGCTTGCCGATGGGCTAGCAAGTGGAGCTCTAATTGCGCAGTACGAACAgttatacagaaaaaatccTGAGCTTGTAGCGCTTGAGTCGAAAAAGCCcgaaaatcaaaacaaaaatcgatatCGGGATATCTCTCCAT ATGACGTTACAAGAGTTATATTAATGGGGAGTATTAACGGCGACTACATAAATGCAAATTATGTAAATATGGAGATTCCTGGGTCAGGAATTATCAATCGATATATTGCAACTCAGGGACCTTTATCCTCGACGGTTGCTGATTTTTGGCAAATGGTCTTGGAAGCAGGTAGTACGCTAGTAGTGATGCTCACAACATTGGTGGAACGTGGGCGAGCAAAATGTCACCAGTATTGGCCTGCGTTCAACGAGACGCTTACTTTGAGAAACTTGACGTTAACTTCGACTGCCGAAAACATCGAAGATACATTTGTCTTCCGAGAATTTATTCTCCGTGATATTAAT acTGGCGAGGAGCGAGATATAACACATATGCAATATTGTGCTTGGCCGGATCACGGGGTACCCAGTGACTGGAGACAGTTTACAACTTTTACGGAACGTGTAAGGGCTGCACGTACAGGAATGGTAGAGCCCGCTGTTGTTCACTGTTCGGCAGGAATCGGTCGAACAGGTGTTTTGGTTTTGATGGAAACTGCTCTCTGCTTAATGGAAGCTAATCAGCCTGTTTATCCTCTTGACATTGTTCGCTCTATGAGGGACCAAAGAGCCATGATGATACAGAATGCT aGTCAATACAGGTTCGTTTGCGAAGCTGTTCATAAGGCATACACGGAAGGAATTGCCAAACCACTACCAGAATTCAGCAGATGA
- the LOC124306512 gene encoding tyrosine-protein phosphatase non-receptor type 4 isoform X3 → MTSEECRWSGREVVPRRWLTRFRFSEMIESVSRRALSGSSGSYHVRGAELARDRRLKSLSATVVFLDDTQHTFQLDKRAKGQVLLDMVYQHLELIEKDYFGLQYTDNGATPSACPNPDIMRWLDPAKPVKKQIRSGQFFFRVKFYVSDPSKLQEEYTRYQFYLQIRRDILQGRLQLPPSTACLIASYTVQSELGDYHPEEHGPGYLSRLQLIPGQTEDMEKKIAELHKLHKGQLPADAEYNFLDHAKRLDMYGVELHKARDSTNKEIQLGVTSIGLVVFQNNIRINVFSWSKIVKISFKRKQFFIQLRREQSENYDTLLGFNMQTYRSSKNLWKACVEHHTFFRLHSPKMRSRRFPLTLSSRFTYSGRTEFQTVEDGKHRARVERTFIRSPSKRLVHGVTSVPIVEDKGKLSLQPGRPVRPYDNKVQSLGSREPRQAWGEGNPSDDEGGFLSLREEITGTHMQSGAFSPLLGSRVLSYADDDTAIERNIYDLPDYSEPTSSPAPQILEDGLVNIRLTPDEQGRFGFNVKGGLDLEMPILVSRVAPNTPADRCYPKLNEGDQVVCINGIDVNGMLHEHVVNLIRQSRDSGTGELTLTVRPNALYNALAGNDEASEEEPPYRYVPDVPHATVGLDALAQSMLLLADGLASGALIAQYEQLYRKNPELVALESKKPENQNKNRYRDISPYDVTRVILMGSINGDYINANYVNMEIPGSGIINRYIATQGPLSSTVADFWQMVLEAGSTLVVMLTTLVERGRAKCHQYWPAFNETLTLRNLTLTSTAENIEDTFVFREFILRDINTGEERDITHMQYCAWPDHGVPSDWRQFTTFTERVRAARTGMVEPAVVHCSAGIGRTGVLVLMETALCLMEANQPVYPLDIVRSMRDQRAMMIQNASQYRFVCEAVHKAYTEGIAKPLPEFSR, encoded by the exons ATGACATCCGAAGAAT GTCGCTGGAGCGGCAGAGAGGTGGTACCGCGACGGTGGTTGACTCGTTTTCGCTTTAGCGAAATGATTGAGAGTGTGTCTCGGAGAGCGTTGAGTGGCTCCAGTGGGAGCTACCACGTTCGCGGTGCAGAACTGGCGCGCGATCGAAGATTAAAATCCCTCTCGGCAACTGTAGTTTTCCTCGACGATACTCAACACACCTTTCAGTTAGAC aAAAGAGCCAAGGGACAGGTGCTTTTGGATATGGTCTATCAACATTTAGAGTTGATTGAAAAGGATTATTTCGGTCTACAGTATACAGACAACGGTGCCACACCTTCAGCTTGTCCCAATCCAGATATAATG CGATGGCTAGATCCCGCGAAACCAGTGAAGAAACAGATCAGAA gTGGACAATTCTTTTTTCGAGTTAAATTTTATGTCTCTGATCCGAGCAAGCTGCAGGAAGAGTATACGAGATATCAGTTCTATCTACAAATTCGAAGGGATATTTTACAGGGAAGACTTCAACTACCTCCAAGTACAGCTTGTCTTATCGCAAGCTATACCGTTCAAT CTGAGCTGGGAGACTATCATCCGGAGGAACATGGCCCTGGATATTTATCTCGGCTTCAATTAATTCCAGGGCAAACAGAAGACATGGAGAAAAAGATTGCTGAACTGCACAAACTTCACAA AGGACAGCTACCCGCCGATGCAGAGTACAATTTCCTGGATCATGCTAAGCGACTGGATATGTATGGAGTCGAGTTACATAAGGCAAGG GATTCAACGAATAAAGAAATTCAGTTGGGAGTTACTTCCATAGGCTTAGTAGtctttcaaaataatataagaataaatgtattttcatGGTCGAAGATTGTTAAGATTTCATTTaaacgaaaacaatttttcatccagcTCAGAAGAGAACAG TCTGAAAACTACGATACTCTGCTTGGATTCAATATGCAAACATATCGCAGTTCAAAAAACCTGTGGAAAGCGTGCGTTGAACATCACACCTTCTTCAGGCTTCACAGTCCGAAAATGCGTTCCAGACGTTTCCCTCTCACGTTGAGTAGTCGGTTCACATATTCCGGCCGAACTGAATTCCAAACTGTAGAAGATGGGAAACATCGTGCACGAGTAGAAAGAACCTTCATTAG GTCACCTAGCAAACGATTAGTGCATGGTGTCACGTCGGTACCAATTGTTGAAGATAAAGGGAAATTATCACTACAACCTGGCAGACCTGTGCGACCGTACGACAACAAAGTTCAATCTCTGGGTTCCAGAGAACCGCGGCAAGCATGGGGTGAAGGAAATCCTAGCGATGA TGAGGGTGGTTTTTTGTCCCTCAGAGAGGAAATAACTGGAACTCATATGCAAAGCGGAGCATTTTCCCCCCTACTTGGCTCAAGAGTTTTGAGTTATGCGGACGACGATACAGCTATTGAAAGAAATATCTACGATCTTCCAGACTACAGTGAACCCACTAGTTCTCCTGCACCCCAG ATACTAGAAGATGGCTTAGTCAATATAAGACTTACACCGGATGAACAAGGACGCTTTGGTTTTAATGTAAAAGGGGGACTCGATCTTGAGATGCCAATATTGGTATCACGTGTAGCACCTAATACACCAGCTGACCGCTGCTATCCCAAGTTGAATGAAGGAGACCAG GTAGTTTGCATCAACGGAATTGACGTAAATGGCATGCTGCATGAACACGTCGTTAATTTAATACGACAATCTCGTGACTCGGGAACCGGTGAGCTCACACTGACAGTGAGGCCCAATGCTTTGTATAACGCACTTGCTGGAAATGATGAAGCTTCAGAAGAGGAACCGCCATACAG GTACGTCCCAGATGTACCGCATGCCACTGTCGGCTTGGATGCTCTTGCTCAATCAATGCTGTTGCTTGCCGATGGGCTAGCAAGTGGAGCTCTAATTGCGCAGTACGAACAgttatacagaaaaaatccTGAGCTTGTAGCGCTTGAGTCGAAAAAGCCcgaaaatcaaaacaaaaatcgatatCGGGATATCTCTCCAT ATGACGTTACAAGAGTTATATTAATGGGGAGTATTAACGGCGACTACATAAATGCAAATTATGTAAATATGGAGATTCCTGGGTCAGGAATTATCAATCGATATATTGCAACTCAGGGACCTTTATCCTCGACGGTTGCTGATTTTTGGCAAATGGTCTTGGAAGCAGGTAGTACGCTAGTAGTGATGCTCACAACATTGGTGGAACGTGGGCGAGCAAAATGTCACCAGTATTGGCCTGCGTTCAACGAGACGCTTACTTTGAGAAACTTGACGTTAACTTCGACTGCCGAAAACATCGAAGATACATTTGTCTTCCGAGAATTTATTCTCCGTGATATTAAT acTGGCGAGGAGCGAGATATAACACATATGCAATATTGTGCTTGGCCGGATCACGGGGTACCCAGTGACTGGAGACAGTTTACAACTTTTACGGAACGTGTAAGGGCTGCACGTACAGGAATGGTAGAGCCCGCTGTTGTTCACTGTTCGGCAGGAATCGGTCGAACAGGTGTTTTGGTTTTGATGGAAACTGCTCTCTGCTTAATGGAAGCTAATCAGCCTGTTTATCCTCTTGACATTGTTCGCTCTATGAGGGACCAAAGAGCCATGATGATACAGAATGCT aGTCAATACAGGTTCGTTTGCGAAGCTGTTCATAAGGCATACACGGAAGGAATTGCCAAACCACTACCAGAATTCAGCAGATGA
- the LOC124306512 gene encoding tyrosine-protein phosphatase non-receptor type 4 isoform X1, translating into MSQRISIRRGRWSGREVVPRRWLTRFRFSEMIESVSRRALSGSSGSYHVRGAELARDRRLKSLSATVVFLDDTQHTFQLDKRAKGQVLLDMVYQHLELIEKDYFGLQYTDNGATPSACPNPDIMRWLDPAKPVKKQIRSGQFFFRVKFYVSDPSKLQEEYTRYQFYLQIRRDILQGRLQLPPSTACLIASYTVQSELGDYHPEEHGPGYLSRLQLIPGQTEDMEKKIAELHKLHKGQLPADAEYNFLDHAKRLDMYGVELHKARDSTNKEIQLGVTSIGLVVFQNNIRINVFSWSKIVKISFKRKQFFIQLRREQSENYDTLLGFNMQTYRSSKNLWKACVEHHTFFRLHSPKMRSRRFPLTLSSRFTYSGRTEFQTVEDGKHRARVERTFIRSPSKRLVHGVTSVPIVEDKGKLSLQPGRPVRPYDNKVQSLGSREPRQAWGEGNPSDDEGGFLSLREEITGTHMQSGAFSPLLGSRVLSYADDDTAIERNIYDLPDYSEPTSSPAPQILEDGLVNIRLTPDEQGRFGFNVKGGLDLEMPILVSRVAPNTPADRCYPKLNEGDQVVCINGIDVNGMLHEHVVNLIRQSRDSGTGELTLTVRPNALYNALAGNDEASEEEPPYRYVPDVPHATVGLDALAQSMLLLADGLASGALIAQYEQLYRKNPELVALESKKPENQNKNRYRDISPYDVTRVILMGSINGDYINANYVNMEIPGSGIINRYIATQGPLSSTVADFWQMVLEAGSTLVVMLTTLVERGRAKCHQYWPAFNETLTLRNLTLTSTAENIEDTFVFREFILRDINTGEERDITHMQYCAWPDHGVPSDWRQFTTFTERVRAARTGMVEPAVVHCSAGIGRTGVLVLMETALCLMEANQPVYPLDIVRSMRDQRAMMIQNASQYRFVCEAVHKAYTEGIAKPLPEFSR; encoded by the exons ATGTCGCAGAGAATTAGTATACGTCGAG GTCGCTGGAGCGGCAGAGAGGTGGTACCGCGACGGTGGTTGACTCGTTTTCGCTTTAGCGAAATGATTGAGAGTGTGTCTCGGAGAGCGTTGAGTGGCTCCAGTGGGAGCTACCACGTTCGCGGTGCAGAACTGGCGCGCGATCGAAGATTAAAATCCCTCTCGGCAACTGTAGTTTTCCTCGACGATACTCAACACACCTTTCAGTTAGAC aAAAGAGCCAAGGGACAGGTGCTTTTGGATATGGTCTATCAACATTTAGAGTTGATTGAAAAGGATTATTTCGGTCTACAGTATACAGACAACGGTGCCACACCTTCAGCTTGTCCCAATCCAGATATAATG CGATGGCTAGATCCCGCGAAACCAGTGAAGAAACAGATCAGAA gTGGACAATTCTTTTTTCGAGTTAAATTTTATGTCTCTGATCCGAGCAAGCTGCAGGAAGAGTATACGAGATATCAGTTCTATCTACAAATTCGAAGGGATATTTTACAGGGAAGACTTCAACTACCTCCAAGTACAGCTTGTCTTATCGCAAGCTATACCGTTCAAT CTGAGCTGGGAGACTATCATCCGGAGGAACATGGCCCTGGATATTTATCTCGGCTTCAATTAATTCCAGGGCAAACAGAAGACATGGAGAAAAAGATTGCTGAACTGCACAAACTTCACAA AGGACAGCTACCCGCCGATGCAGAGTACAATTTCCTGGATCATGCTAAGCGACTGGATATGTATGGAGTCGAGTTACATAAGGCAAGG GATTCAACGAATAAAGAAATTCAGTTGGGAGTTACTTCCATAGGCTTAGTAGtctttcaaaataatataagaataaatgtattttcatGGTCGAAGATTGTTAAGATTTCATTTaaacgaaaacaatttttcatccagcTCAGAAGAGAACAG TCTGAAAACTACGATACTCTGCTTGGATTCAATATGCAAACATATCGCAGTTCAAAAAACCTGTGGAAAGCGTGCGTTGAACATCACACCTTCTTCAGGCTTCACAGTCCGAAAATGCGTTCCAGACGTTTCCCTCTCACGTTGAGTAGTCGGTTCACATATTCCGGCCGAACTGAATTCCAAACTGTAGAAGATGGGAAACATCGTGCACGAGTAGAAAGAACCTTCATTAG GTCACCTAGCAAACGATTAGTGCATGGTGTCACGTCGGTACCAATTGTTGAAGATAAAGGGAAATTATCACTACAACCTGGCAGACCTGTGCGACCGTACGACAACAAAGTTCAATCTCTGGGTTCCAGAGAACCGCGGCAAGCATGGGGTGAAGGAAATCCTAGCGATGA TGAGGGTGGTTTTTTGTCCCTCAGAGAGGAAATAACTGGAACTCATATGCAAAGCGGAGCATTTTCCCCCCTACTTGGCTCAAGAGTTTTGAGTTATGCGGACGACGATACAGCTATTGAAAGAAATATCTACGATCTTCCAGACTACAGTGAACCCACTAGTTCTCCTGCACCCCAG ATACTAGAAGATGGCTTAGTCAATATAAGACTTACACCGGATGAACAAGGACGCTTTGGTTTTAATGTAAAAGGGGGACTCGATCTTGAGATGCCAATATTGGTATCACGTGTAGCACCTAATACACCAGCTGACCGCTGCTATCCCAAGTTGAATGAAGGAGACCAG GTAGTTTGCATCAACGGAATTGACGTAAATGGCATGCTGCATGAACACGTCGTTAATTTAATACGACAATCTCGTGACTCGGGAACCGGTGAGCTCACACTGACAGTGAGGCCCAATGCTTTGTATAACGCACTTGCTGGAAATGATGAAGCTTCAGAAGAGGAACCGCCATACAG GTACGTCCCAGATGTACCGCATGCCACTGTCGGCTTGGATGCTCTTGCTCAATCAATGCTGTTGCTTGCCGATGGGCTAGCAAGTGGAGCTCTAATTGCGCAGTACGAACAgttatacagaaaaaatccTGAGCTTGTAGCGCTTGAGTCGAAAAAGCCcgaaaatcaaaacaaaaatcgatatCGGGATATCTCTCCAT ATGACGTTACAAGAGTTATATTAATGGGGAGTATTAACGGCGACTACATAAATGCAAATTATGTAAATATGGAGATTCCTGGGTCAGGAATTATCAATCGATATATTGCAACTCAGGGACCTTTATCCTCGACGGTTGCTGATTTTTGGCAAATGGTCTTGGAAGCAGGTAGTACGCTAGTAGTGATGCTCACAACATTGGTGGAACGTGGGCGAGCAAAATGTCACCAGTATTGGCCTGCGTTCAACGAGACGCTTACTTTGAGAAACTTGACGTTAACTTCGACTGCCGAAAACATCGAAGATACATTTGTCTTCCGAGAATTTATTCTCCGTGATATTAAT acTGGCGAGGAGCGAGATATAACACATATGCAATATTGTGCTTGGCCGGATCACGGGGTACCCAGTGACTGGAGACAGTTTACAACTTTTACGGAACGTGTAAGGGCTGCACGTACAGGAATGGTAGAGCCCGCTGTTGTTCACTGTTCGGCAGGAATCGGTCGAACAGGTGTTTTGGTTTTGATGGAAACTGCTCTCTGCTTAATGGAAGCTAATCAGCCTGTTTATCCTCTTGACATTGTTCGCTCTATGAGGGACCAAAGAGCCATGATGATACAGAATGCT aGTCAATACAGGTTCGTTTGCGAAGCTGTTCATAAGGCATACACGGAAGGAATTGCCAAACCACTACCAGAATTCAGCAGATGA